One bacterium DNA segment encodes these proteins:
- the coaD gene encoding pantetheine-phosphate adenylyltransferase, which produces MSERHFLYPGTFDPFTRGHLDILERGLALCDRMTVAVAAGGKSTLLARDERVELARGALAGVAGADRCRVVGFEGLLVDLARELGATAVLRGVRSQADLEHEQAMAALNRVLSPGFEVVVLFPRPELAMISSTLVRDVARCGGALAAFVTPDVAEALRRRFARD; this is translated from the coding sequence ATGAGCGAGCGCCACTTCCTCTATCCCGGCACCTTCGACCCGTTCACGCGCGGGCACCTCGACATCCTGGAGAGGGGGCTCGCCCTCTGCGACCGGATGACCGTGGCGGTGGCCGCCGGCGGCAAGTCGACGCTCCTGGCCCGGGACGAGCGCGTGGAACTGGCGCGCGGCGCGCTCGCCGGCGTCGCCGGCGCCGACCGCTGCCGCGTGGTCGGGTTCGAGGGCCTACTCGTCGACCTCGCCCGCGAGCTCGGCGCGACCGCGGTGCTGCGCGGCGTGCGTTCCCAGGCGGACCTCGAGCACGAACAGGCCATGGCGGCCCTCAATCGCGTCCTGAGTCCCGGCTTCGAGGTCGTGGTGCTGTTCCCGCGGCCCGAGCTGGCCATGATCTCGAGCACGCTGGTGCGCGATGTCGCCCGCTGCGGCGGCGCGCTGGCGGCCTTCGTCACCCCGGACGTCGCCGAGGCCCTGCGCCGGCGCTTCGCGAGGGACTGA
- a CDS encoding pyridoxal phosphate-dependent aminotransferase, producing the protein MEMRLGWLADVIDDSPTLKLDGQAKQLLARGEPVINLTVGEPDFDTPLRIREAAHRALDEGGNGYTASAGLPALRRKVADYYAARLGVSISPGEVIVSNGAKQILYNALSILLNQGDEVAVPVPYWVTYPAQIAALRARMIPVVPSHQGWKITPEDLDRAGAGRAKALILNTPSNPSGAVYTRAELEALAEYCRKTSFFILTDEIYEDLVYTDEGHIPLMTVAPDLRHRIVTVTGLSKSYAMTGWRIGFGIADEKAIGAMTRLQSHSTSNVNTIAQKASLVAFDCRDEVEAMAAAFRARRDVLVADMATIPGLRFLVPDGAFYLLADVSGLVDPERPVGGCWRLAEHLLQTEKLAVVPGEPFGVPNHLRLSYAAGETTLREAAARFRRAAATFGG; encoded by the coding sequence ATGGAGATGCGGCTGGGCTGGCTGGCGGACGTGATCGACGATTCCCCGACCCTGAAGCTGGACGGGCAGGCTAAGCAGCTGCTCGCCCGCGGCGAGCCGGTGATCAACCTGACGGTGGGCGAACCGGACTTCGACACGCCGCTGCGGATCCGCGAGGCCGCGCACCGCGCCCTGGACGAGGGCGGCAACGGGTACACCGCGAGCGCCGGCCTGCCGGCCCTGCGCCGCAAGGTCGCCGACTACTACGCGGCGCGTCTCGGCGTCTCGATCTCGCCGGGCGAGGTCATCGTCTCCAACGGCGCCAAGCAGATCCTCTACAACGCGCTGTCGATCCTGCTGAACCAGGGCGACGAGGTCGCCGTGCCGGTGCCCTACTGGGTGACCTACCCGGCGCAGATCGCGGCCCTGCGGGCCCGCATGATCCCGGTCGTGCCCTCGCATCAGGGCTGGAAGATCACGCCCGAGGACCTCGACCGGGCCGGCGCCGGCCGCGCCAAGGCCCTGATCCTCAACACCCCGTCGAACCCGTCGGGCGCCGTCTACACGCGCGCCGAGCTGGAAGCCCTGGCCGAGTACTGCCGCAAGACCAGCTTCTTCATCCTCACCGACGAGATCTACGAGGACCTGGTCTACACCGACGAGGGCCACATCCCGCTGATGACCGTGGCCCCGGACCTGCGCCACCGCATCGTGACGGTCACCGGCCTGTCCAAGAGCTACGCGATGACGGGCTGGCGCATCGGCTTCGGCATCGCGGACGAGAAGGCCATCGGCGCGATGACGCGCCTGCAGAGCCACTCCACGAGCAACGTCAACACGATCGCGCAGAAGGCGTCGCTGGTGGCCTTCGACTGCCGCGACGAGGTCGAGGCGATGGCCGCCGCCTTCCGCGCCCGCCGCGACGTGCTGGTCGCCGACATGGCGACCATCCCCGGTCTGCGCTTCCTTGTGCCGGACGGGGCCTTCTACTTGCTGGCGGACGTCAGCGGCCTGGTCGACCCCGAGCGGCCGGTCGGCGGCTGCTGGCGGCTGGCCGAACACCTGTTGCAGACCGAGAAGCTGGCCGTCGTGCCCGGAGAACCCTTCGGCGTGCCCAACCACCTGCGCCTGAGCTACGCCGCGGGGGAGACGACGCTGCGCGAAGCCGCGGCGCGCTTCCGCCGCGCGGCGGCCACGTTCGGAGGCTGA
- the obgE gene encoding GTPase ObgE, producing MHFIDVAEITAIAGKGGDGAVAFRREAGVPRGGPNGGNGGRGGSIWLVASSLSSTLQDFRYRRSYKATPGQMGGGWNKTGSDGESQEVPVPCGTLVYDVDTNDVICDLTTPGQRFCVAAGGKGGRGNYEFRSPHPQTPFVSSPGRPGETRRLRLELKLLADIGLIGLPNAGKSTLLSRLTAARPKIADYPFTTLVPNLGIIDLGDFVSCTLADIPGLIEGASEGKGLGHEFLRHVERTRALVYLIDVSDPAPVATLAVLRQELLAYGQRLSELPCTVVLNKLDLIDPEAIEELRDEVAGWTADNGAGGPYCISAVTGQGIEALRHVLRDLYRAALAATD from the coding sequence GTGCACTTCATCGACGTCGCCGAGATCACCGCGATCGCGGGCAAGGGAGGCGACGGGGCCGTGGCCTTCCGCCGCGAGGCCGGTGTGCCCCGCGGCGGCCCCAACGGCGGCAACGGCGGGCGCGGCGGTTCGATCTGGCTGGTCGCCTCGTCGCTCAGCTCCACCCTGCAGGACTTCCGCTACCGGCGCAGCTACAAGGCGACGCCCGGCCAGATGGGCGGGGGCTGGAACAAGACCGGCAGCGACGGCGAGAGCCAGGAAGTGCCCGTGCCCTGCGGGACGCTCGTCTACGACGTCGACACCAACGACGTGATCTGCGACCTGACGACGCCGGGCCAGCGCTTCTGCGTGGCCGCCGGCGGCAAGGGCGGCCGCGGCAACTACGAGTTTCGTTCTCCCCACCCCCAGACGCCGTTCGTGTCCTCGCCCGGCCGGCCGGGAGAGACCCGCCGCCTGCGCCTGGAGCTGAAGCTGCTGGCCGACATCGGCCTGATCGGCCTGCCCAACGCGGGCAAGTCCACGCTGCTGAGCCGGCTCACGGCGGCCCGCCCCAAGATCGCCGACTACCCGTTCACCACCCTGGTGCCCAACCTCGGCATCATCGACCTGGGCGACTTCGTGAGCTGCACGCTGGCCGACATCCCCGGCCTGATCGAGGGCGCCAGCGAGGGCAAGGGTCTCGGCCACGAGTTCCTGCGCCACGTCGAGCGCACGCGGGCCCTGGTCTACCTCATCGACGTCAGCGACCCGGCGCCGGTGGCGACCCTGGCGGTGCTGCGCCAGGAACTGCTGGCCTACGGCCAGCGGCTGAGCGAGCTGCCGTGCACCGTGGTGCTGAACAAGCTGGACCTCATCGATCCCGAGGCCATCGAGGAGCTGCGCGACGAGGTTGCCGGCTGGACCGCCGACAACGGCGCCGGCGGCCCGTACTGCATCTCGGCGGTGACCGGCCAGGGGATCGAAGCCCTGCGGCACGTGCTGCGGGACCTCTACCGGGCCGCGCTGGCCGCCACCGACTGA
- the dprA gene encoding DNA-processing protein DprA, protein MQVERVSPCAGPGAVWTLTPRDPLWPEPWRTIDTPPVRVRGAGDPATLSTPSIAVVGTRRPSPRGRAVAHRLARDLAAAGWTVVSGMALGIDAAVHEGALAGGGPTVAVMATGVDRTYPSCHVDLRRRIEAGGCTVTEAEDGVAPLPFVFPRRNRLISGLARGVVVVEAPLRSGALQTAFLGLNQGREVFAVPGPVDDDGCRGCHHLLRQGAHLAEGARDVFDVLGRPRPSSGEAGSGAGPENGAPLPLAGSAARWIWDRLDLTGLRLSELRRSWAGSEVVWLEGLLALEMAGLIVRLPAGRVARRIWIP, encoded by the coding sequence ATGCAGGTGGAACGCGTTTCTCCGTGCGCCGGTCCCGGCGCCGTCTGGACGCTGACGCCCCGCGACCCCCTCTGGCCCGAACCCTGGCGCACCATCGACACGCCGCCGGTGCGCGTGCGCGGCGCCGGCGATCCGGCGACGCTGTCGACCCCGTCGATCGCCGTGGTCGGAACGCGCCGTCCCTCGCCCCGCGGCCGGGCGGTGGCGCACCGGCTGGCCCGGGACCTGGCCGCCGCCGGCTGGACCGTCGTGAGCGGGATGGCGCTGGGCATCGACGCCGCGGTGCACGAGGGCGCGCTCGCCGGCGGCGGGCCCACCGTGGCGGTCATGGCCACGGGCGTGGACCGCACCTACCCGTCGTGCCACGTCGACCTGCGGCGGCGGATCGAGGCGGGCGGTTGCACCGTCACCGAGGCCGAGGACGGTGTCGCGCCGTTGCCCTTCGTCTTCCCCCGCCGCAACCGCCTGATCTCGGGTCTGGCGCGGGGCGTGGTGGTGGTCGAGGCGCCCCTGCGCAGCGGCGCCCTGCAGACGGCCTTCCTCGGCCTGAACCAGGGACGCGAGGTGTTCGCCGTCCCCGGCCCGGTGGACGACGACGGCTGCCGGGGCTGCCACCACCTGCTGCGGCAGGGGGCCCACCTCGCCGAGGGAGCGCGCGACGTGTTCGACGTGCTGGGCCGGCCGCGGCCGTCGTCGGGCGAGGCAGGAAGCGGGGCGGGACCGGAAAACGGCGCGCCGCTGCCGCTCGCCGGTTCGGCGGCCCGCTGGATCTGGGACCGTCTCGACCTGACGGGACTGCGCCTGTCGGAGCTGCGCCGCAGCTGGGCGGGGAGCGAGGTCGTCTGGCTGGAAGGCCTGCTGGCGCTGGAGATGGCCGGGCTGATCGTGAGGTTGCCCGCGGGACGGGTGGCGCGTAGGATCTGGATCCCTTGA
- a CDS encoding lysophospholipid acyltransferase family protein: MARSLKSVRWRLEYAALVAVRNVVRRLSAGGRRSAGRRLGEAAFRFWGYRRDVALAQLRQAFPDWDEAARRDVAVRAYQQITTSLFEFMAMDDLTPERIRELVDLDDPGILEPLRASGRGFIFTTGHFGNFELLGAALTAHGYPLQVVVRQQSNPHVDRLQNAIRARSGVQAIRADGSVRQLVKLLRVGGTAAMLPDVNAGLEGVFVEFLGAPASTPPGLAYFAWKLGCPIVPVFLVRQPDGRHVAHVTPAIEPDPTQDEASAVLALTQAHTDRLAEFVRRHPDHWFWVHRRWKTQPPRKDDA; this comes from the coding sequence GTGGCCCGATCCCTGAAGAGCGTGCGCTGGCGACTGGAATACGCCGCGCTGGTCGCCGTGCGGAACGTCGTGCGGCGCCTGTCGGCCGGTGGGCGGCGATCCGCGGGACGGCGCCTGGGCGAGGCGGCGTTCCGCTTCTGGGGCTACCGGCGTGACGTGGCTCTGGCGCAGCTGCGCCAGGCCTTCCCCGACTGGGACGAGGCGGCGCGCCGCGACGTGGCGGTGCGCGCCTACCAGCAGATCACGACCTCCCTGTTCGAGTTCATGGCGATGGACGACCTCACGCCCGAGCGGATCCGCGAGCTGGTCGATCTCGACGACCCCGGCATCCTGGAGCCGCTGCGCGCCTCCGGCCGCGGCTTCATCTTCACCACGGGCCACTTCGGCAACTTCGAACTGCTCGGCGCGGCGCTGACGGCCCACGGCTACCCGCTGCAGGTGGTGGTCCGCCAGCAGAGCAACCCGCACGTGGACCGCCTCCAGAATGCGATCCGCGCCCGCTCGGGCGTCCAGGCCATCCGCGCGGACGGCTCGGTGCGGCAGTTGGTGAAGCTCCTGCGGGTGGGCGGCACCGCGGCCATGCTCCCGGACGTCAACGCCGGCCTCGAGGGCGTGTTCGTGGAATTCCTCGGCGCGCCCGCATCAACGCCCCCCGGTCTCGCGTACTTCGCCTGGAAGCTGGGCTGCCCCATCGTGCCGGTCTTCCTGGTGCGGCAGCCGGACGGGCGCCACGTGGCGCACGTCACCCCCGCGATCGAGCCCGACCCGACACAGGACGAGGCGTCGGCCGTGCTCGCCCTGACCCAGGCGCACACCGACCGCCTGGCGGAGTTCGTCCGCCGCCACCCCGACCACTGGTTCTGGGTGCACCGGCGCTGGAAGACGCAGCCGCCCCGAAAGGACGACGCATGA
- a CDS encoding ABC transporter ATP-binding protein encodes MIKVRNLVKSFGNLRAVDDLSFAVGPGEIFGLLGPNGAGKTTTISVLSTLLPADAGSASVCGHDVAAEPGAVRRRIGVVPQELALYEELSAEQNLATFGRLYGLSGPRLKTRVGELLELAELAEHARRPVKGFSGGMKRRLNIMLGLVHDPDILFLDEPTVGIDAQARSRILDLIRSMNARGLTVLYTTHYLEEAEHLCDRIGVIDHGRLAALGDKEELIRQIGEHDVVRVQVPAAALAPAAAAAAAWPDVTFADLRRGKLEIHCRDGAALLPRLQAELSAGGLGLDQLEVIRPNLESLYLKITGRALRE; translated from the coding sequence ATGATCAAGGTCCGCAACCTGGTGAAGTCGTTCGGCAACCTGCGCGCCGTCGACGACCTGAGCTTCGCGGTCGGCCCCGGCGAGATCTTCGGCCTGCTGGGGCCCAACGGCGCCGGCAAGACCACGACGATCTCGGTGCTGTCCACCCTGCTGCCCGCCGACGCCGGTTCGGCCTCGGTCTGCGGCCACGACGTCGCGGCCGAGCCCGGCGCCGTCCGCCGCCGCATCGGCGTGGTGCCGCAGGAGCTGGCCCTGTACGAGGAGCTGTCCGCCGAGCAGAACCTCGCCACCTTCGGCCGCCTCTACGGCCTGTCCGGCCCACGCCTCAAGACCCGCGTCGGGGAGCTGCTCGAGCTGGCCGAACTCGCCGAGCACGCCCGCCGCCCGGTCAAGGGCTTCAGCGGCGGCATGAAGCGGCGGCTGAACATCATGCTCGGCCTGGTCCACGACCCGGACATCCTGTTTCTGGACGAGCCCACCGTGGGGATCGACGCGCAGGCGCGCTCGCGCATCCTGGACCTGATCCGCAGCATGAACGCCCGCGGCCTGACCGTGCTGTACACGACGCACTACCTCGAGGAAGCCGAACACCTCTGCGACCGGATCGGGGTCATCGACCACGGCCGCCTCGCGGCGCTGGGCGACAAGGAGGAGCTCATCCGGCAGATCGGCGAGCACGACGTCGTGCGGGTGCAGGTGCCGGCCGCGGCGCTGGCGCCGGCCGCGGCGGCGGCCGCCGCCTGGCCGGACGTGACCTTCGCGGACCTGCGCCGGGGCAAGCTCGAGATCCACTGCCGCGACGGCGCCGCGCTGCTGCCGCGCCTGCAGGCCGAGCTGTCGGCCGGCGGCCTGGGCCTCGACCAGCTCGAGGTGATCCGTCCCAACCTGGAATCGCTCTACCTGAAGATCACCGGCCGCGCCCTGCGCGAGTAG
- a CDS encoding ABC transporter permease yields MLRVLVTKDIRRWWSDRQAVVVTLLLPLMLTAVLGISFGGFGGGAPEIEAIPLALVGDPPSLLKEPLERALRESGLFTPVWCDSAAADRLVRSGEARAAVLLPGDLQALLSPERVAIGVWKDPVSALQADIVEQILRRMLMRVQGGEAVYLAAWPADGFPAAGEPDPFGDLLAGDSLAAVWRRVRDRSPEAEAARLKFEAILDHQVALSDAFAPPAVALTVVDRTGQEVEGVGPSTNMFDYILPGMGIFFLMFAAAAAAGDLHRERAGGTLRRLLVAPLGSSDLLVGKWLFAMLNGLLQLVVLFAAGRLLFRMSLGPDPLALPLAAVATSAMLASLFLPLALLTANEKQMGTISTGVTLFMALVGGNFINVDQMPAALQAAGRFTPNYWANRTFNDIVVHGRGVGDILPRVAVLFGIAAALLAVSVAIYRRRGGKAGLL; encoded by the coding sequence ATGCTGCGCGTGCTGGTGACCAAGGACATCCGCCGCTGGTGGTCGGACCGCCAGGCCGTGGTCGTGACGCTCCTGCTGCCGCTGATGCTGACGGCCGTGCTGGGGATCTCGTTCGGCGGCTTCGGCGGCGGCGCGCCCGAGATCGAGGCCATCCCGCTGGCGCTGGTCGGCGACCCGCCGTCGCTGCTGAAGGAGCCACTGGAGCGGGCGCTGCGGGAGAGCGGTCTCTTCACGCCGGTCTGGTGCGACTCCGCCGCGGCCGACCGCCTGGTCCGCAGCGGGGAGGCCCGCGCCGCGGTGCTGCTGCCCGGCGACCTCCAGGCGCTGCTGTCGCCCGAGCGGGTCGCGATCGGCGTCTGGAAGGATCCGGTCAGCGCGCTGCAGGCCGACATCGTCGAGCAGATCCTGCGCCGGATGCTGATGCGGGTGCAGGGCGGGGAGGCCGTGTACCTCGCGGCTTGGCCAGCCGACGGGTTCCCCGCCGCGGGCGAGCCCGATCCGTTCGGCGACCTGCTGGCGGGCGACTCCTTGGCCGCCGTCTGGCGGCGCGTCCGCGACCGCTCGCCGGAGGCCGAGGCCGCGCGCCTCAAGTTCGAAGCCATCCTCGACCACCAGGTGGCCCTGTCCGACGCGTTCGCGCCGCCGGCCGTGGCGCTGACCGTGGTCGACCGCACCGGGCAGGAGGTGGAGGGAGTCGGGCCCTCGACCAACATGTTCGACTACATCCTGCCGGGGATGGGGATCTTCTTCCTGATGTTCGCCGCCGCCGCCGCCGCCGGCGATCTGCACCGCGAGCGCGCCGGCGGCACGCTGCGGCGGCTGCTCGTCGCCCCGCTGGGGAGCTCCGACCTGCTGGTCGGCAAGTGGCTCTTCGCCATGCTCAACGGGCTGCTGCAACTGGTCGTGCTGTTCGCGGCGGGCCGGCTGCTGTTCCGCATGAGCCTCGGCCCGGATCCCCTGGCCCTGCCCTTGGCCGCGGTCGCCACCAGCGCGATGCTGGCCTCGCTGTTCCTGCCCCTGGCGCTGCTGACCGCGAACGAGAAGCAGATGGGCACCATCTCCACGGGCGTCACGCTGTTCATGGCGCTGGTCGGCGGCAACTTCATCAACGTCGACCAGATGCCGGCGGCGCTGCAGGCGGCGGGCCGCTTCACGCCCAACTACTGGGCCAATCGGACCTTCAACGACATCGTCGTGCACGGACGCGGCGTGGGCGACATCCTGCCGCGCGTCGCCGTCCTGTTCGGGATCGCGGCGGCGCTGCTGGCGGTCTCCGTGGCGATCTACCGGCGCCGGGGCGGAAAGGCGGGCCTGCTGTGA
- a CDS encoding ABC transporter permease: MNTGVIRALVALHVRQVAADRASLFWLFGMPLMFTVLMGMIFGDMGGGAPEAPEVTVYDESRGPASGALVAALGGRDSYRIVVADSAGSWDLARSLVDAGSRTAALHIPPAFDADLAAGRTAALSLAYDPDRASAQTVRTVLEEAVLRLEFLSAGRRAEAGFDEARFDSIWRDPRVTLEVRTLGRLGGEPQPSALTGFTSGFQHTGPSYTLMFVMMFMLMSVRDVVTERRNGTLRRLRLAAASPWLLAMGLFLGPLVVGLVQATVLLGLNLLLPGMDYGGSPGALVLTMVLFTAVSSALSLCVATFCRTPGQADGLGMTASMLMASLGGLWWPLEVVPGFMQKIAMALPTGQAVTIFHNMIGRGWGLAGNAGHLAVLAGMLVILLALAAARFRRLVD; the protein is encoded by the coding sequence GTGAACACGGGGGTGATCCGGGCCCTGGTGGCCCTGCACGTGCGGCAGGTCGCGGCCGACCGGGCGAGCCTCTTCTGGCTCTTCGGCATGCCGCTGATGTTCACGGTGCTGATGGGGATGATCTTCGGCGACATGGGCGGCGGCGCGCCGGAGGCGCCCGAGGTGACGGTCTACGACGAGTCCCGGGGGCCCGCGTCGGGCGCCCTGGTCGCGGCCCTCGGCGGCCGCGACAGCTACCGCATCGTCGTGGCCGACAGCGCCGGGTCCTGGGACCTGGCCCGCTCCCTGGTCGACGCGGGCAGCCGCACCGCGGCGCTGCACATCCCGCCCGCCTTCGACGCGGACCTGGCCGCGGGCCGGACGGCCGCGCTCTCGCTGGCCTACGATCCCGACCGCGCCTCGGCCCAGACCGTGCGCACGGTCCTGGAGGAGGCCGTGCTGCGGCTGGAATTCCTGTCCGCCGGCCGCCGCGCCGAAGCCGGTTTCGACGAGGCGCGCTTCGACTCGATCTGGCGCGACCCGCGCGTCACGCTGGAGGTCCGCACCCTCGGCCGGCTCGGCGGCGAACCGCAGCCGAGCGCCCTGACCGGATTCACCAGCGGTTTCCAGCACACCGGTCCCAGCTACACGCTCATGTTCGTGATGATGTTCATGCTGATGAGCGTGCGCGACGTCGTGACCGAGCGCCGCAACGGCACGCTGCGGCGCCTGCGCCTGGCGGCCGCGTCGCCGTGGCTGCTGGCGATGGGCCTGTTCCTGGGGCCGCTGGTCGTGGGGCTGGTCCAGGCGACCGTCCTGCTTGGCCTGAACCTGCTGCTGCCGGGGATGGATTACGGCGGCAGCCCCGGCGCGCTCGTCCTGACGATGGTGCTGTTCACCGCCGTCAGTTCGGCGCTGTCGCTGTGCGTGGCGACGTTCTGCCGCACCCCGGGTCAGGCCGACGGCCTGGGCATGACCGCCTCGATGCTGATGGCTTCCCTGGGCGGCCTCTGGTGGCCGCTGGAAGTCGTGCCGGGCTTCATGCAGAAGATCGCCATGGCCCTGCCCACGGGGCAGGCCGTGACGATCTTCCACAACATGATCGGGCGCGGCTGGGGCCTCGCCGGGAACGCCGGCCACCTGGCCGTCCTGGCGGGGATGCTCGTGATCCTGCTGGCGCTCGCGGCGGCCCGCTTCCGGAGGCTGGTGGACTGA
- a CDS encoding DUF3467 domain-containing protein: MEKNQPAPAQQLSVELDPDVAHGTYTNLALITHSPSEFVVDFARMMPGLPKAKIHARMIMTPQNAKGLLKTLEANIRRYEESHGEIKLPGLPGKDLGFHSTDSRN; encoded by the coding sequence TTGGAAAAGAACCAGCCGGCGCCGGCGCAGCAGCTCAGCGTGGAACTCGATCCCGACGTCGCGCACGGCACCTACACCAACCTGGCCCTGATCACCCACAGCCCCAGCGAGTTCGTCGTGGACTTCGCCCGCATGATGCCCGGGCTGCCCAAGGCCAAGATCCACGCCCGGATGATCATGACCCCGCAGAACGCCAAGGGCCTGCTCAAGACGCTCGAGGCGAACATCCGCCGGTACGAGGAGTCCCACGGCGAGATCAAGCTGCCCGGCCTGCCCGGCAAGGACCTCGGCTTCCACTCCACCGACAGCCGGAACTGA
- a CDS encoding cyclic 2,3-diphosphoglycerate synthase, translated as MSREKIVIIGAAGRDFHNFNCVFRDDDKYEVVAFTAAQIPDIDGRRYPAALAGRLYPKGIPIHAEDELPDLIAEHGVECCVFSYSDVAHEDVMHKAALVNSCGADFKLLGERLTQLPSSKPVIAICAVRTGCGKSQTTRRIAEILEAAGKKVVSVRHPMPYGDLEKQAVQRFATVEDLKKHDCTIEEMEEYEPHVARGSVIYAGVDYEKILRAAEKEADVILWDGGNNDTPFYKPDLLVVVADPHRPGHELTYYPGETNVRLADVVVINKVVEAEFENIETVRQNVRSINPDCVIIEAASPLTIDHPELIRDKRVLVVEDGPTLTHGGMTYGAGVIAAMRAGAADLVDPRPWVKGKLAETFAIYPEIGALLPAMGYGAEQVRDLEATINAVECDAVVIGTPIDLNRIVKIRKPTVRVGYDLQEIGKPDLADVLRKFTA; from the coding sequence ATGAGCAGGGAGAAGATCGTCATCATCGGCGCCGCCGGACGCGACTTCCACAACTTCAACTGCGTCTTCCGCGACGACGACAAGTACGAGGTGGTGGCGTTCACCGCCGCCCAGATCCCCGACATCGACGGACGCCGCTACCCCGCCGCGCTGGCGGGGCGCCTCTACCCGAAAGGGATCCCCATCCACGCCGAGGATGAGCTGCCGGACCTGATCGCCGAGCACGGCGTGGAGTGCTGCGTGTTCTCCTACAGCGACGTGGCCCACGAGGACGTCATGCACAAGGCCGCGCTGGTGAACTCCTGCGGCGCCGACTTCAAGCTCCTCGGCGAGCGCCTCACCCAGCTGCCGAGCAGCAAGCCCGTGATCGCCATCTGCGCGGTGCGCACCGGCTGCGGCAAGAGCCAGACCACGCGCCGGATCGCCGAGATCCTGGAGGCGGCCGGCAAGAAGGTCGTCTCGGTGCGCCACCCGATGCCCTACGGCGACCTCGAGAAGCAGGCCGTCCAGCGCTTCGCGACCGTGGAGGACCTCAAGAAGCACGACTGCACCATCGAGGAGATGGAGGAGTACGAGCCCCACGTCGCGCGCGGCAGCGTGATCTACGCCGGCGTGGACTACGAGAAGATCCTGCGCGCGGCCGAGAAGGAGGCCGACGTCATCCTCTGGGACGGCGGCAACAACGACACGCCCTTCTACAAGCCCGACCTGCTGGTGGTGGTTGCCGACCCGCACCGCCCCGGCCACGAGCTGACCTACTACCCCGGCGAGACCAACGTGCGCCTGGCCGACGTGGTGGTCATCAACAAGGTCGTCGAGGCCGAGTTCGAGAACATCGAGACCGTGCGCCAGAACGTGCGCAGCATCAACCCGGACTGCGTGATCATCGAGGCGGCCTCGCCGCTGACCATCGACCACCCGGAGCTGATCCGCGACAAGCGCGTGCTGGTGGTCGAGGACGGGCCGACCCTGACCCACGGCGGCATGACCTACGGCGCGGGCGTGATCGCGGCCATGCGCGCCGGCGCGGCCGACCTCGTGGACCCGCGCCCCTGGGTGAAGGGCAAGCTCGCGGAGACCTTCGCGATCTACCCCGAGATCGGCGCCCTGCTGCCGGCCATGGGCTACGGCGCGGAGCAGGTCCGCGACCTCGAGGCCACGATCAACGCGGTCGAGTGCGACGCGGTGGTCATCGGCACGCCCATCGACCTGAACCGCATCGTGAAGATCCGCAAGCCGACGGTCCGCGTCGGTTACGACCTGCAGGAGATCGGCAAGCCCGACCTGGCCGACGTCCTGCGCAAGTTCACCGCGTGA